Proteins encoded within one genomic window of Setaria italica strain Yugu1 chromosome IV, Setaria_italica_v2.0, whole genome shotgun sequence:
- the LOC101779595 gene encoding uncharacterized protein At3g17950-like yields the protein MDLDADMIPTSPSADSSPSSSDLDTESTGSFFHDRSTTLGTLMGVSAFGGGAQQRRAARVPAAGEETAEGAQRAPQEEERRGGGVWRRRRRRRRRRGRSLGGSWWRLCRDHGDGGGPPTSLGEFLDMERQLAGADFLCDGTGASGREAAAAAAAASVAATALFEDGRVRPPQPAAATSAAEERGRWRLLRASEGSSSSSLARLPVLLTGICSGGAG from the exons ATGGACCTCGACGCCGACATGATCcccacctccccctccgccgactcctcgccctcctcctccgaccTCGACACCGAG TCGACGGGGTCCTTCTTCCATGACCGGAGCACGACGCTGGGGACGCTGATGGGCGTGTCggcgttcggcggcggcgcgcagcagCGTCGCGCGGCGAgggtgccggcggcgggagaggagaCAGCTGAAGGAGCGCAGCGCGCGccgcaggaggaggagaggcgcggcggcggggtgtggcggaggaggcggcgtcgccggcgccggcgcgggcgcagcCTGGGTGGGAGCTGGTGGCGGCTGTGCCGGgaccacggcgacggcggcgggccgccGACGTCGCTAGGCGAGTTCCTGGACATGGAGCGGCAGCTCGCGGGGGCCGACTTCCTCTGCGACGGCACGGGCGCCTCGGGGCGggaggccgctgccgccgccgcggcggcgtccgtgGCGGCCACCGCGCTGTTCGAGGACGGCAGGGTGCGGCCcccgcagccggcggcggccacctccgcggctgaggagagggggaggtggcggctTCTGCGGGCGTCAGAAggctcgtcctcgtcgtcgctggCGCGGCTGCCGGTGCTGCTCACCGGCatctgcagcggcggcgcggggtga